A stretch of DNA from Anaerobacillus isosaccharinicus:
TTTATCAACAAATGAGCCCGAATTATGAACAACAAGCACTCTCAGCTGGTTTTGTTCCTTGGAATTATACAGTGTTTGGAAAAAATAGTGGGACAGTAGAAATTGTTCAAGCAAACCTTTGGTCTGAGCCTGTTGTACAGATTGTTCTTCAAAGTAACGAAAATGCTGATTTAGATACATTATTTATTGAAAAGCCTGAAGCGAAAACACTTTATGAGTGGTCTCCCTTTGTTGTAATTGTGGATGACGATGAACTACTAGGAATTTACGACCCACGATTTTATAGAAATGGACAATCATTTTTATTTGAATACATCGAAAAAGAACGGTGAACAAAATCTAATCCATTGTTGTTATCAAAAAAGTAGAATTCAGTTATTTAGTATACTTTATTGGAAATCTTCCTTAAGATGATCAATTGAATGTTTGAGTTTACGTACGGACATCTGTTGTGCTAGTTATGATACATTTTCATTTCAAGAAATTATCGGACATACGTTCCGTTATTTATGCTGATTTTGCATATTTGGGAAATTATCGGACATACGTTCCGTTATTTTATCAAAAGTGTCCATTTCTCACCTATTTTTGAGCCATTAAAGGAACTCATGTCCGATAGCTTTAAAATCATGATGTTTTTTCGGAAATAACGGATCTGATGTCCGATCAGAATGGGTATAGCAATTGGACAGGCTGGGCCGACAGGTTTTCGACGTATATTCGAATTTATAACGTTCCTCATTCCATAAAAAAATTGTAATGTTCTTGGTTAATTAGGTGAAGTACAGCGTATTAGTAAATTTAAAATCAATTAAAACGAAAAATCGAGCGAAAATTCGCTCGATTTTTTTCTACATTAGTATATGTAGTTTTAAGAGTGAAATTTGGATAATTTAGAGAATACTGCTTTCCTGGGAAATATTATGTCGTTACCTATCCTTTAAGATGACGATTGCTGTCGTAGCAACGCCTGTAGCTGCTACAGCAATCGTAGAAAGAATCATTTCGTCAAACGTTATGACAGAAATCCCAGCAAAAACAACGATCAAATCAATAATAAATATAAATATACCTACGTTCATTTTAAAAAAGTCAGCAATCATTTGTGCTAATAAGTCTAAGCCACCGGTACTTATATCGTATAGAAACATAATTCCGACACCTACTCCAAGGAGTGTGCCACCAATTATAGCAGCAATTAATGGTGAAAGATCATCAACGGTAAAAGTTAGCCATTGAAAAAGATCGATAAATAGAGCCGATATAACGAAGCCGATGATACTATTATAAAAGAATTCTCGATACCAGAACCAGGCTCCGCAGTATATAGGGATACTTAACAGCAAAATGGCTACACCAACGTTAATTTCATATAAATAATGAAGGATTAAGCCTAGGCCGATCATTCCACCATCTAATATATGAAACGGAACAAAGAAGTTATTAATTCCTAAACTAATAATGAAGCTGCCAGCAAGTATTGCTAGTAATTTTTTTCTGTAAAGCATTTAATCAACCTCGCTTGGATGGACATGTAGTATTGTATGCAAGGTTGTCTTTAAAAAGAAGCATAGAGTGTAGAGTTGTTTTGGTTTCATGGGTTGGAGCCAAGAATTTTTCACATAGTAAACTTGCAACTAATGAAATTTCTTTATCCGATATTGCAAGCTTTGTCGACTTAATCCTAGTTGTTTTGATGCTTGAGTGACGTTGTTGTTATGCTGTTCAAGTACTCTTTCTATATAGTACTCTTCAAATTCCTCTAGTTGTTGCTTTAGTGGTTTTGTAAAAGGCTTATAATCTGATTTCTTATTTGAAGGTTGAAACATTTGTGGGATTTCATCTTTAAATTGAGTTTTGTTACGGAAGTGACTAGGTAAATGGACAAAATCTATTTGATCCTCATCGATCATTAAGTTCATCGCTCCCTCAATAACGTGCTCAAGTTCTCGGACGTTGCCTGGCCAGTCATACTCATAAAATAGACGTAAAATTTCTTCATCAATCTTTCTAACATCCATTTGAAACATACGATTAAACTTATGAATGAATGTATTTACGAGTAGGGGGATATCTCCTTTCCGTTTTCGTAATGAGGGGATATGAAGAGAGACGACACTAAGCCGGTAATACAAATCATTTCTAAGTCTCCCTTCTTCAATAGCTGTAATTGGATCTTCATTCATTGTCGCTATAATCCTTACATCAATAGGTGTGTCTTTCGTGTCACCTACTCGTCTTAAGTTTTTCTCTTGGATAACCCGAAGTAGTTTTGCTTGTAAACCAACACTTAAAGAGTTGATTTCATCTAATAAAATTGTTCCTCCATTTGCTTGTTCGAATAGCCCTGGTCGTTCGGTTGCTCCGGTAAAGGCCCCTTTTTTAGTGCCGAATAACAACCCTTCTATTAAGCTTTCGGGGAGGGCAGCACAGTTCTGACTTATGAAAGGTTTGCTTTGGCGCTCGCTACTATGGTGGATACTTTGTGCAAAAAGCTCCTTACCGGTACCGGTTTCTCCAATAATAAGAACAGAGGAAGATGTACGTGTAGCTCTTTTTGCATGTTCTATCACCTCTTTAATTGGACCACTTTCACCGATGATCGAATTAAAAGTATATAAAGTATCAGTTTTTGCCCGATTTTCTCTAATTAGTTTTTCAAGTTTGGTGATATCCTTAGCAATTTCAATGGCACCTATGACTTTACCATTCTCTATTATGGGATGGGTATTGTTAATTGTTGTGATTTCTTGCCCTTTATTGTTAAAGTAGGTTTGTTTTTTATTTTTCGTTGTTTTTCCTTCATCCAAAGCTTGGAGAAGTGTACTTTCTTGATCCTCGTAAAACATGAAAACATCACGCAAGCTTTTATTTATAACATCTTCAACATGCATAGCTTCGATTTCCATCATTTTTTGATTGTATATTACCGTTTTTCCACTTTCGTCAATGACGTGGACACCAATATCAATTTCATTAATGACATGTTGATAGAATTTAGTGAATTTTTTTAATTGCTTGGGATCCTTAAATTCAAACAAAGGTCATTCAACTCCCTTTTAAAAGTTTGATAGTTATAGTTTACTATATTGTATTGTTATGATGCAAAATTAATTTGCATTAAAAGCAAAATGAGTTTGCATAGCAAAAAATATTTGCGGTTGTGAACGTTTCAGTACTCTTTATCTAAACCGTTTAAAATTGGCACGAAAATTGCAATGATATATGTGTAAAAGAAGATAATTTAAAAAAGGAGCGGGTTATACATGGTAGTACCTTACAAACATGAACCATTTACAGATTTTACAGTAGATAAAAATCGTCAAGAATTTGAGGCGGCTCTAAAAACAGTGGAAGCTGAATTAGGGAAAAACTACGATCTTATCATCAATGGAGAAAGAATTGTTACAGAAGATAAAATGGTTTCTTTTAATCCTTCGAATACACAACAAATTATTGGAAACGTTTCCAAGGCGAACATAGAATTAGCAGAGAAGGCTATGCAAGTTGCTGATGAAACATTTAATATATGGAAAAAGTGGAAGCCTGAAGTTCGTGCAGATATCCTTTTCAAAGCAGCAGCAATTATTAGACGTCGTAAGCATGAATTCTCAGCTTATTTAGTTTATGAAGCTGGTAAGCCTTGGAATGAAGCAGATGCTGATACTGCAGAAGGTATTGATTTCCTTGAATATTATGCAAGACAAATGCTTGAGCTTAGTAAAGGTTTCGCCGTAGAAAGCAGACCTTTTGAGCATAACAAACTCTCTTATATTCCATTAGGAGTTGGGGTTGTTATTCCACCTTGGAACTTTGCTTTTGCAATTATGGCGGGAATGACAGCAGCTGCTGTTGTTACTGGAAATACAGTGTTACTTAAGCCTGCAGAGACGACGCCAGTTATCGCATATAAATTTATGGAAGTGTTAGAAGAAGCAGGTCTTCCAAAAGGTGTAGTTAACTACATCCCAGGCTATGGTTCAGAAATTGGTGACTATTTAGTAGATCACACACGTACTCGTTTTATCTCGTTCACGGGTTCAAAAGCTGTGGGTGTACGTATTTACGAGCGTGCTGCCAAGGTTCACCCTGGCCAAAAATGGTTAAAGCGTGTTGTTGCAGAGATGGGTGGTAAAGATGCAATTATCGTAGATAAAGACACTGATTTAGAATTAGCTGCACAATCTATTGTTAAATCAGCATTTGGCTTCTCAGGTCAAAAATGTTCTGCTTGCTCTAGAGCAATTATTCACCAAGACGTTTATGACCAAGTGTTAGAAAGAACAGTACAGCTTACTAAAGAAATAAATGTTGGTTCACCTGTTGACTTCAACAACTTTATGGGACCAGTAACTGACCAAAAAGCATTTGATAAGATCACAAGTTATTTCGAGATTGGAAAAGAAGAAGGCAAATTAATGACTGGTGGAACAGCCGACAGTTCTAAAGGTTTCTTCATCCAACCAACAATCTTTGCTGATGTAAACGAAAATGCTCGTATTATGCATGAAGAAGTATTTGGTCCATTTGTTGCTTTCTGTAAAGCAAAAGACTTTGATCATGCTTTAGAAATAGCTAATAACACCGAGTATGGGTTAACAGGTGCCGTTCTTACTAGAAATAGAGAAAACTTAGAGAAGGCTCGCGAGGACTTCCATGTTGGAAATCTATATTTCAATAGAGGATGTACAGGAGCTATCGTAGGCTATCACCCATTTGGTGGATTTAATATGTCAGGAACTGATTCAAAAGCTGGTGGACCAGATTATTTATTACTATTTACTCAAGCTAAATTAGTTTCTGAACAACTATAAAATAAAGAGGCTGAGAAATAACTGAAGTGTTTAACTGAGAGGATGAAGAATACAAAACCGTAGCGTAGGAAATATACGAAGACTCCTGCGGGATTAAAGGCAGGGTGAGACCCCACAGTACGTAAGCACGAGGAGGCTCACCAGCCGCCCGCGGAAAGCGAAGTATATTTCCGCAGCGAAGTATATGTACAAAACATCACTTCGCTCGGATTTCTCATTGAATAATACACTTTTGTCCCAGCC
This window harbors:
- a CDS encoding YitT family protein, giving the protein MLYRKKLLAILAGSFIISLGINNFFVPFHILDGGMIGLGLILHYLYEINVGVAILLLSIPIYCGAWFWYREFFYNSIIGFVISALFIDLFQWLTFTVDDLSPLIAAIIGGTLLGVGVGIMFLYDISTGGLDLLAQMIADFFKMNVGIFIFIIDLIVVFAGISVITFDEMILSTIAVAATGVATTAIVILKDR
- a CDS encoding sigma-54 interaction domain-containing protein is translated as MFEFKDPKQLKKFTKFYQHVINEIDIGVHVIDESGKTVIYNQKMMEIEAMHVEDVINKSLRDVFMFYEDQESTLLQALDEGKTTKNKKQTYFNNKGQEITTINNTHPIIENGKVIGAIEIAKDITKLEKLIRENRAKTDTLYTFNSIIGESGPIKEVIEHAKRATRTSSSVLIIGETGTGKELFAQSIHHSSERQSKPFISQNCAALPESLIEGLLFGTKKGAFTGATERPGLFEQANGGTILLDEINSLSVGLQAKLLRVIQEKNLRRVGDTKDTPIDVRIIATMNEDPITAIEEGRLRNDLYYRLSVVSLHIPSLRKRKGDIPLLVNTFIHKFNRMFQMDVRKIDEEILRLFYEYDWPGNVRELEHVIEGAMNLMIDEDQIDFVHLPSHFRNKTQFKDEIPQMFQPSNKKSDYKPFTKPLKQQLEEFEEYYIERVLEQHNNNVTQASKQLGLSRQSLQYRIKKFH
- the pruA gene encoding L-glutamate gamma-semialdehyde dehydrogenase; this encodes MVVPYKHEPFTDFTVDKNRQEFEAALKTVEAELGKNYDLIINGERIVTEDKMVSFNPSNTQQIIGNVSKANIELAEKAMQVADETFNIWKKWKPEVRADILFKAAAIIRRRKHEFSAYLVYEAGKPWNEADADTAEGIDFLEYYARQMLELSKGFAVESRPFEHNKLSYIPLGVGVVIPPWNFAFAIMAGMTAAAVVTGNTVLLKPAETTPVIAYKFMEVLEEAGLPKGVVNYIPGYGSEIGDYLVDHTRTRFISFTGSKAVGVRIYERAAKVHPGQKWLKRVVAEMGGKDAIIVDKDTDLELAAQSIVKSAFGFSGQKCSACSRAIIHQDVYDQVLERTVQLTKEINVGSPVDFNNFMGPVTDQKAFDKITSYFEIGKEEGKLMTGGTADSSKGFFIQPTIFADVNENARIMHEEVFGPFVAFCKAKDFDHALEIANNTEYGLTGAVLTRNRENLEKAREDFHVGNLYFNRGCTGAIVGYHPFGGFNMSGTDSKAGGPDYLLLFTQAKLVSEQL